The following proteins come from a genomic window of Alicyclobacillus dauci:
- a CDS encoding FMN-binding glutamate synthase family protein, giving the protein MEGVSLVTVILILLIVVFAILVLVPVGGLLYLYFLSRRPQHSIIRAHPYLGWMRYLLEKMGPEFRQYWFDGDTQGKPFSRADFLAVVFASKYRTDLISFGAKRDYEKPGLYLSNDLFPKLVDELQVDHSSAEEGRKYRIVHEGLFTRREHQERDQPNKWMYPDRDAIVVGADRNHPWVVKGMFGASATSYGAVGEHYIQSTGNGARMAGGSWINTGEGGVAPDHLATGVDVVAQIGPGLFGYRDDEGNFSDEAFTALAQHENIKAFELKFHQGAKIRGGHLEGSKVNHKISQIRRVPIGKTVNSPNRFPFLKNSADALRFVEHLQALGGKPVGVKIVIGDGTKLDDWFSTIKKMDIYPDFITVDGSEGGSGATFKAMADGMGLPLFSALVLLDDACRRYGVRDRIRIFASGKLVTSDKVAIALALGADCVNSARGFMMANGCIMAMQCHTGKCPTGITTTDPRYQAALAPEEKQWRVMNYVLQMREGVFALAAACGLESPRQLTREHVVFKNEYGRTVRMSELFPYPDTQETVLESETKGNLA; this is encoded by the coding sequence GTGGAGGGAGTATCTCTGGTTACCGTTATACTCATTCTATTGATTGTCGTGTTTGCAATACTGGTTTTGGTCCCGGTTGGTGGACTGCTGTATCTTTACTTTTTGTCTAGACGGCCTCAACACTCCATCATTCGGGCCCACCCCTATCTCGGGTGGATGCGATATTTGCTTGAGAAGATGGGGCCGGAGTTTCGCCAGTACTGGTTTGACGGCGATACGCAGGGCAAACCGTTTTCTCGGGCGGATTTTCTAGCGGTTGTCTTTGCATCAAAATATCGTACGGACTTAATTTCATTTGGTGCGAAGCGGGACTACGAGAAACCGGGTCTCTACCTGTCAAACGATTTGTTTCCGAAACTGGTCGACGAATTACAGGTTGATCATTCCTCGGCTGAGGAAGGCCGTAAGTATCGAATTGTCCATGAGGGTCTGTTCACACGGCGTGAACATCAAGAGAGGGATCAGCCTAACAAGTGGATGTACCCTGACAGGGACGCCATTGTCGTTGGAGCGGATCGGAATCATCCTTGGGTTGTCAAAGGCATGTTCGGAGCTTCGGCGACTTCCTACGGGGCTGTGGGCGAGCACTATATTCAGTCGACGGGCAATGGTGCGCGTATGGCCGGCGGATCGTGGATCAATACCGGTGAAGGTGGAGTCGCACCTGACCACTTGGCTACTGGTGTGGATGTGGTAGCACAAATTGGCCCGGGGCTATTTGGGTATCGGGACGACGAAGGAAATTTTTCCGACGAGGCATTTACGGCGTTGGCCCAACACGAAAACATCAAGGCATTTGAACTGAAGTTCCACCAAGGTGCGAAGATCCGCGGCGGACACCTCGAGGGCTCGAAAGTAAACCATAAAATCTCACAGATTCGACGCGTTCCCATTGGGAAAACAGTTAACTCTCCAAATCGGTTTCCATTTTTGAAAAATTCAGCGGATGCATTACGTTTCGTTGAGCATCTGCAAGCCCTGGGTGGAAAACCCGTCGGAGTTAAAATTGTCATTGGCGACGGCACGAAGCTGGATGACTGGTTTTCCACCATAAAGAAAATGGATATCTATCCCGACTTCATCACGGTCGATGGCAGTGAAGGAGGATCGGGTGCAACGTTCAAAGCGATGGCAGACGGTATGGGCCTACCGCTGTTCTCCGCGCTCGTCCTGCTCGATGACGCTTGTCGCCGATACGGTGTACGAGATCGAATTCGCATTTTCGCTTCTGGTAAGCTCGTCACATCAGACAAAGTGGCGATAGCACTGGCCCTTGGGGCAGATTGTGTAAACTCCGCACGAGGGTTCATGATGGCAAATGGCTGCATTATGGCCATGCAATGTCATACAGGCAAGTGTCCGACGGGTATCACAACAACCGATCCGAGGTACCAAGCAGCTTTGGCGCCCGAAGAAAAACAGTGGCGCGTGATGAACTACGTTCTCCAGATGCGCGAAGGCGTATTCGCCCTCGCAGCAGCTTGTGGACTAGAGAGTCCACGTCAATTGACACGGGAACATGTCGTATTTAAAAACGAATACGGGCGAACGGTCCGAATGTCCGAGTTGTTTCCGTATCCAGACACTCAGGAGACCGTACTTGAAAGTGAAACGAAAGGTAATCTCGCATGA